Proteins encoded within one genomic window of Bombus vancouverensis nearcticus chromosome 4, iyBomVanc1_principal, whole genome shotgun sequence:
- the LOC117156707 gene encoding uncharacterized protein LOC117156707 gives MFQKNERRTSTVFDISYYKVFKKYLLFLGQFPNQSRWSSKFNVTVMTGSLLTFYFPAFAQIFTSLYENDLGGMLEGMPVVASVSAVLIKLLNHEIYKKNFEKMFDVIKKDWKLLNDKSQTHILEEITKQGNKIGEIYRTFVLSCMSGFIVIPLYPAFLDIIIPLNETRQRHQMFRLTYFLDENRYFYPIYFHSLWCSFVTVMIAVTIDSLYIQIVHHDCAIFAICGQNIITATGSTGVRINETYTERFRQCLTMHKNALQLFEMLDDSSRRSFFFQILLTMVGMTITAVQAVINLHRPEEALRIGLFLVGQQFHLLIITLPGQVITDHSFELTNDIYRSMWYNMPINVQRVLHMMQMRSSKPCKLTAGGIYEMNIENFGITFKTCISYFMVLLSLKDLFQTGEHYPNIYDIPYYNTIKKYLRFLGLDPHQKYGLIIVIIMVISMTSGLIPMSIVLYGSLYTKNLDMVLECLPHLGALLTSVVKILNVHLNRENFRKLFDSITKEWQQLKLSQDLYILEEVTIRGSKMAKLYRNTLLICMVLFLLVPLLPPMLDIVLPLNETRPRQQILNVNYVIFDSNNYFFYVYLQLSWTSVVVSIIIVTVDSLLMLIVHHNSGLFIVCGHQIQKNTRHLNSFTNEVMSERYTYKQIRNCVIMHNKAIDFYDILDENNRISYMIQIGLNMIGITTTAVQTVINFDRPGESIRSAVLCGANQFHLFMLSLPGQILIDHCTELTKQLYNSTWYGAPVKVQRMLYMMQIRTRKPCTLTACGLYQMNIENFGTVCNTA, from the exons A tgTTTCAGAAGAATGAAAGACGCACAAGCACTGTATTTGATATTTCTTATTACAAAgtatttaaaaagtatttacTATTCTTGGGACAGTTTCCAAATCAATCGCGATGGAGCAGCAAATTTAATGTAACCGTGATGACAGGCAGTCTATTGACATTCTATTTTCCAGCG TTTGCACAAATTTTTACGTCATTATACGAAAATGATCTGGGAGGGATGTTGGAAGGCATGCCTGTAGTGGCTTCGGTATCAgctgttttaataaaattgctAAATCATGAAATTTAcaagaaaaat TTTGAAAAGATGTTCGATGTTATAAAGAAAGACTGGAAATTGTTAAACGATAAGAGTCAAACACATATTCTTGAGGAAATTACTAAGCAAGGAAATAAGATTGGTGAAATATATAGAA CTTTTGTATTGTCATGTATGTCAGGATTTATAGTTATTCCGTTATACCCTGCATTCTTAGATATCATCATACCGCTCAATGAAACTCGCCAAAGACATCAAATGTTCAGACTGACGTACTTTCTAGATGAAAATCGGTACTTTTATCCTATATATTTTCATTCACTTTGGTGTTCATTCGTAACAGTGATGATTGCAGTCACTATCGATTCATTGTATATACAGATCGTTCATCACGATTGTGCCATATTTGCTATATGTGG GCAGAACATTATAACAGCAACAGGATCTACTGGTGTTCGTATAAATGAAACTTACACTGAACGGTTTAGACAATGCTTGACCATGCATAAGAATGCCCTACA ATTATTCGAGATGTTAGATGACAGCAGCCGCAGGAGTTTCTTTTTCCAAATTTTGCTAACTATGGTCGGCATGACCATAACAGCCGTACAA GCAGTAATAAATCTGCATCGACCCGAGGAAGCTCTCAGAATTGGACTGTTTCTTGTGGGCCAACAATTCCATTTGCTTATTATTACCCTACCTGGTCAAGTAATCACGGATCATAGTTTCGAGTTGACTAATGATAT ATACCGCTCAATGTGGTACAACATGCCAATAAATGTTCAAAGAGTACTTCACATGATGCAAATGAGATCTAGTAAACCATGTAAGTTGACAGCAGGAGGGATATACGAAATGAACATAGAGAATTTTGGAATA ACATTTAAGACATGCATATCATACTTCATGGTGCTCCTATCATTGAAAGACT tATTTCAAACCGGGGAACACTATCCTAATATATATGACATTCCATATTATAACACAATCAAGAAGTATTTAAGATTTTTGGGCTTAGATCCACACCAAAAATATGGATTGATCATTGTAATTATAATGGTGATTAGTATGACAAGCGGACTTATTCCAATG TCAATCGTATTGTACGGATCATTATACACCAAGAATCTGGACATGGTGCTCGAGTGTCTGCCACATTTAGGTGCACTTTTGACCAGTGTCGTTAAAATATTGAATGTTCATCTAAACAGAGAAAAC TTTAGAAAATTGTTCGATTCTATAACGAAAGAATGGCAGCAGCTGAAATTAAGTCAAGATTTGTACATTCTGGAAGAAGTCACCATACGGGGCAGCAAAATGGCGAAATTGTATCGAA ATACTTTACTGATATGTATGGTACTTTTTTTACTCGTTCCACTGCTTCCTCCTATGTTGGATATCGTTCTTCCACTAAACGAAACTCGACCACGACAACAAATACTTAATGTTAATTACGTGATTTTTGACAGCAATAACTATTTTTTCTACGTGTACTTACAGTTATCTTGGACGTCAGTAGTAGTTTCAATAATCATAGTTACCGTAGATTCTTTATTGATGCTTATAGTTCACCACAATAGTGGACTATTTATAGTATGTGG GCACCAAATCCAGAAAAATACAAGGCACTTAAATTCGTTCACTAATGAAGTTATGTCGGAACGTTATACATACAAACAGATCAGAAATTGCGTGATCATGCACAATAAAGCCATAGA CTTTTACGATATATTAGATGAAAACAACCGAATTAGCTATATGATTCAAATTGGACTAAATATGATTGGTATAACCACGACAGCTGTTCAA ACAGTGATTAACTTCGATAGACCGGGAGAATCAATTAGAAGCGCTGTGCTTTGTGGTGCAAATCAGTTTCATTTGTTTATGCTCAGTTTACCTGGACAAATACTTATAGATCATTGCACCGAGCTAACGAAACAACT ATACAATTCTACATGGTATGGGGCACCAGTAAAAGTTCAAAGAATGCTTTACATGATGCAAATAAGAACTAGGAAGCCATGTACATTAACTGCGTGTGGATTATACCAAATGAACATTGAGAACTTTGGAACTGTATGTAACACAGCATAA
- the LOC143302627 gene encoding uncharacterized protein LOC143302627 isoform X2, whose amino-acid sequence MDLNGSTKYTTFKSYWWQKDACDINNHYNSASISEILVFHTSVVLLINWWTISAKHSCTNTRHYIKYENEIIKYGCESFCLLERWHKYDCDANHHYNYASISGILVFDAGDVLLINWWTISVKHSCTNTRHYMKYEIEILKYGCESFCLLESVFRYNCATMLCI is encoded by the exons ATGGATCTGAATGGCTCCACAAAATACACCACATTTAAGAGCTACTG GTGGCAGAAGGATGCTTGTGATATTAATAATCACTACAATAGCGCCAGTATTTCCGAAATCCTTGTTTTTCACACCAGTGTTGTCTTACTAATT AACTGGTGGACAATATCTGCTAAACACAGTTGTACTAATACACGGCATTACATAAAGTATGAAAATGAAATCATTAAATATGGTTGCGAATCATTTTGTTTATTGGAGAG ATGGCATAAATATGATTGTGATGCTAATCATCACTACAATTACGCTAGTATTTCCGGAATCCTTGTTTTTGACGCCGGTGATGTCTTACTAATT AACTGGTGGACAATATCTGTTAAACACAGTTGTACTAATACACGGCATTACATGAAGTATGAAATTGAAATCCTTAAATATGGCTGCGAATCATTTTGTTTATTGGAGAG TGTTTTCCGATATAACTGTGCAACGATGTTATGTATATGA
- the LOC143302627 gene encoding uncharacterized protein LOC143302627 isoform X1, translating to MDLNGSTKYTTFKSYWWQKDACDINNHYNSASISEILVFHTSVVLLINWWTISAKHSCTNTRHYIKYENEIIKYGCESFCLLERWHKYDCDANHHYNYASISGILVFDAGDVLLINWWTISVKHSCTNTRHYMKYEIEILKYGCESFCLLERYVFLLKQVQITVKIV from the exons ATGGATCTGAATGGCTCCACAAAATACACCACATTTAAGAGCTACTG GTGGCAGAAGGATGCTTGTGATATTAATAATCACTACAATAGCGCCAGTATTTCCGAAATCCTTGTTTTTCACACCAGTGTTGTCTTACTAATT AACTGGTGGACAATATCTGCTAAACACAGTTGTACTAATACACGGCATTACATAAAGTATGAAAATGAAATCATTAAATATGGTTGCGAATCATTTTGTTTATTGGAGAG ATGGCATAAATATGATTGTGATGCTAATCATCACTACAATTACGCTAGTATTTCCGGAATCCTTGTTTTTGACGCCGGTGATGTCTTACTAATT AACTGGTGGACAATATCTGTTAAACACAGTTGTACTAATACACGGCATTACATGAAGTATGAAATTGAAATCCTTAAATATGGCTGCGAATCATTTTGTTTATTGGAGAGGTATGTATTCCTTTTAAAGCAGGTTCAAATTACGGTAAAAATCGTATAG
- the LOC117156709 gene encoding uncharacterized protein LOC117156709 isoform X1: MLFNNRGSILYLPTNIQQATVLEREDLYFMMCILTEIGSPLTERLRHFLIVFQKTGEQYPNIYDIPYYNMIKKYLRFLGLDPHQKNGLIIVIIMVTSMTSVLIPMSIVLYGSLYTKNLDMVLECLPHLGALLTSFVKVLNVHLNRENFRKLFDSITKEWQQLKLSQDLYILEEVTIRGSKMAKLYRNTLLICMVLFLLIPLISPILDIVLPLNETRPRQQLVNVNYVLFDSDNYFFYVYLQLSWASVVVSISIVTVDSLLMLIVHHNSGLFIVCGHQIQKNTRNLNSFTNEVMSERYTYKQIRNCVIMHNKAIEFYDILDENNRISYMIQTGLNMIGITTTAVQTVINLDRPGESIKSAVLCGANQFHLFMLSLPGQILVDHCTELTKQLYDSTWYGAPVGVQKMLYMMQIRTIRPCTLTACGLYQMNIENFGTVCNTA, from the exons ATGCTCTTCAACAATAGGGGATCAATCCTTTATCTTCCAACGAATATCCAACAAGCGACAGTTTTAGAAAGAGaagatttatattttatgatgtGCATCCTAACTGAAATTGGTAGTCCCTTAACAGAACGATTACGTCATTTTCTTAtag TATTTCAGAAAACCGGAGAACAGTATCCCAATATATATGACATTCCTTATTATAACATGATCAAGAAGTATTTGAGATTTTTGGGCCTAGATCCACACCAAAAAAATGGATTgattattgtaattataatGGTGACTAGTATGACAAGTGTACTTATTCCAATG TCAATCGTATTGTATGGATCATTATACACCAAGAATCTCGACATGGTGCTCGAGTGTTTGCCACATTTAGGTGCACTTTTGACCAGTTTCGTCAAAGTATTGAATGTTCATCTCAACAGAGAAAAT TTTAGAAAATTGTTCGATTCTATAACGAAAGAATGGCAGCAGCTGAAGTTAAGTCAAGATTTGTACATTTTGGAAGAAGTCACCATACGGGGCAGCAAAATGGCGAAATTGTATCGAA ATACTTTATTAATATGTATGGTACTTTTTTTACTCATTCCACTGATTTCTCCAATATTGGATATCGTTCTTCCACTAAACGAAACTCGACCACGACAACAACTTGTTAATGTTAATTACGTGCTTTTTGACAGCGATAACTATTTTTTCTATGTGTACTTACAGTTATCTTGGGCATCAGTAGTAGTTTCGATAAGCATAGTTACCGTAGATTCTTTATTGATGCTTATAGTTCACCACAATAGTGGACTATTTATAGTATGTGG ACACCAAAtccagaaaaatacaaggaactTAAATTCGTTCACTAATGAAGTTATGTCGGAACGTTACACATACAAACAGATCAGAAATTGCGTGATCATGCACAATAAAGCCATAGA GTTTTACGATATATTAGATGAAAACAATCGAATTAGCTATATGATTCAAACTGGACTAAATATGATTGGTATAACCACGACAGCTGTTCAA ACAGTCATTAACTTAGATAGACCGGGAGAATCAATTAAAAGCGCTGTGCTATGCGGTGCTAATCAGTTTCATTTGTTTATGCTTAGTTTACCTGGACAAATACTTGTAGATCATTGCACCGAACTAACGAAACAACT ATACGATTCTACATGGTATGGAGCACCAGTAGGAGTTCAAAAAATGCTTTACATGATGCAAATAAGGACTATAAGGCCATGTACATTAACTGCGTGTGGATTGTACCAAATGAACATTGAGAACTTTGGAACTGTATGTAACACAGCATAA
- the LOC117156709 gene encoding uncharacterized protein LOC117156709 isoform X2 has product MDVFQKTGEQYPNIYDIPYYNMIKKYLRFLGLDPHQKNGLIIVIIMVTSMTSVLIPMSIVLYGSLYTKNLDMVLECLPHLGALLTSFVKVLNVHLNRENFRKLFDSITKEWQQLKLSQDLYILEEVTIRGSKMAKLYRNTLLICMVLFLLIPLISPILDIVLPLNETRPRQQLVNVNYVLFDSDNYFFYVYLQLSWASVVVSISIVTVDSLLMLIVHHNSGLFIVCGHQIQKNTRNLNSFTNEVMSERYTYKQIRNCVIMHNKAIEFYDILDENNRISYMIQTGLNMIGITTTAVQTVINLDRPGESIKSAVLCGANQFHLFMLSLPGQILVDHCTELTKQLYDSTWYGAPVGVQKMLYMMQIRTIRPCTLTACGLYQMNIENFGTVCNTA; this is encoded by the exons ATGGACG TATTTCAGAAAACCGGAGAACAGTATCCCAATATATATGACATTCCTTATTATAACATGATCAAGAAGTATTTGAGATTTTTGGGCCTAGATCCACACCAAAAAAATGGATTgattattgtaattataatGGTGACTAGTATGACAAGTGTACTTATTCCAATG TCAATCGTATTGTATGGATCATTATACACCAAGAATCTCGACATGGTGCTCGAGTGTTTGCCACATTTAGGTGCACTTTTGACCAGTTTCGTCAAAGTATTGAATGTTCATCTCAACAGAGAAAAT TTTAGAAAATTGTTCGATTCTATAACGAAAGAATGGCAGCAGCTGAAGTTAAGTCAAGATTTGTACATTTTGGAAGAAGTCACCATACGGGGCAGCAAAATGGCGAAATTGTATCGAA ATACTTTATTAATATGTATGGTACTTTTTTTACTCATTCCACTGATTTCTCCAATATTGGATATCGTTCTTCCACTAAACGAAACTCGACCACGACAACAACTTGTTAATGTTAATTACGTGCTTTTTGACAGCGATAACTATTTTTTCTATGTGTACTTACAGTTATCTTGGGCATCAGTAGTAGTTTCGATAAGCATAGTTACCGTAGATTCTTTATTGATGCTTATAGTTCACCACAATAGTGGACTATTTATAGTATGTGG ACACCAAAtccagaaaaatacaaggaactTAAATTCGTTCACTAATGAAGTTATGTCGGAACGTTACACATACAAACAGATCAGAAATTGCGTGATCATGCACAATAAAGCCATAGA GTTTTACGATATATTAGATGAAAACAATCGAATTAGCTATATGATTCAAACTGGACTAAATATGATTGGTATAACCACGACAGCTGTTCAA ACAGTCATTAACTTAGATAGACCGGGAGAATCAATTAAAAGCGCTGTGCTATGCGGTGCTAATCAGTTTCATTTGTTTATGCTTAGTTTACCTGGACAAATACTTGTAGATCATTGCACCGAACTAACGAAACAACT ATACGATTCTACATGGTATGGAGCACCAGTAGGAGTTCAAAAAATGCTTTACATGATGCAAATAAGGACTATAAGGCCATGTACATTAACTGCGTGTGGATTGTACCAAATGAACATTGAGAACTTTGGAACTGTATGTAACACAGCATAA
- the LOC143302628 gene encoding uncharacterized protein LOC143302628 — protein sequence MLECLPHLAAIVTSFVKIMNVYLNRENFRKLFDSITKEWQQLKLSQDLYILEEVTIRGSKMAKLYRNTLMIFMVLFLLVPLISPMMDILLPLNETRPRQQLLNVNYVLFDSHNYFFCVYLQLSWAAIVVSISIVTVDSLLMLIVHHNSGLFIVCG from the exons ATGCTGGAGTGTTTGCCACATTTAGCTGCAATTGTGACCAGTTTCGTTAAAATAATGAATGTCTATCTCAACAGAGAAAAT TTTAGAAAATTGTTCGATTCTATAACGAAAGAATGGCAGCAGCTGAAATTAAGTCAAGATTTGTACATTTTGGAAGAAGTCACCATACGAGGCAGCAAAATGGCGAAATTGTACCGAA AtacattaatgatatttatggtACTCTTTTTACTCGTTCCACTGATTTCTCCTATGATGGATATCCTTCTTCCACTAAACGAAACTCGACCACGACAACAACTACTTAATGTTAATTACGTGCTTTTTGATAGCCATAACTATTTTTTCTGCGTGTACTTACAGTTATCTTGGGCGGCTATAGTAGTTTCAATAAGCATAGTTACCGTAGATTCTTTATTGATGCTTATAGTTCACCACAATAGTGGACTATTTATAGTATGTGGGTGA
- the LOC143302626 gene encoding uncharacterized protein LOC143302626, with product MKQHIYFCQPLYVPIDIMIISFNSCYISRHQIQKKTRHLNSFTNEAMSEHYTYKEIRNCVIMHTKAIDFYDILDENNRLSYMIQIGLTMIGITTTAVQTVINLDRPGISIKSAVLCGANQFHLFMLSLPGQILVDHCTELTKQLYGSTWYGVPVKTQKMLYMMQIRTRSPCTLTACGLYQMNIENFGTVCNTA from the exons ATGAAACAACATATATACTTTTGTCAGCCACTGTATGTACCAATAGATATTAtgataatttcttttaattcttgttATATATCCAGGCATCAAATCCAGAAAAAAACAAGGCACTTAAATTCATTCACTAATGAAGCAATGTCGGAACATTACACATATAAAGAGATCAGAAATTGCGTGATCATGCACACTAAAGCCATAGA CTTTTATGATATATTAGATGAAAACAATCGACTTAGCTATATGATTCAAATTGGACTAACTATGATTGGTATAACCACAACTGCCGTTCAA ACAGTCATTAATTTAGATAGACCGGGAATATCAATTAAAAGTGCTGTATTGTGCGGAGCTAATcagtttcatttatttatgcTCAGTTTACCTGGACAGATACTTGTAGATCATTGCACCGAACTAACGAAACAATT ATACGGTTCTACATGGTATGGAGTACCAGTAAAAACTCAAAAAATGCTTTACATGATGCAAATAAGAACTAGAAGCCCATGTACATTAACTGCGTGTGGATTGTACCAAATGAACATTGAGAACTTTGGAACTGTATGTAACACAGCATAA
- the LOC117156922 gene encoding uncharacterized protein LOC117156922: MDGVIECLPHFVTSSASAVKILNMHFNRRSFNKLFQLVAKQWEQLKLNGELHVLEEVVKQGNRMAHFYRNTLLSFMGLFLLVPLISPILDIVHPINGTRTRQQLLRVNYIFFNDDDYFFYIYLQLFWSSVVIVFTIISADWLYMLIIHHSSGLFAVCGHRVQKATVNANNFTGESVSENYSYEKIRNCAIMHNEAIRFSDILKESSRGSYLIQVGLNMLGISATAVQTVINLDRPEEAIRSAVFCGACQFHLLLLSLPGQVLLDHCSDLADNIYSSKWYMAPVQIQKVLYVMQIRCKRFCSLTAGGLYEMNIENFGITFKTCMSYITMMMSVKN, from the exons ATGGATGGAGTCATCGAGTGTCTGCCACACTTTGTCACATCTTCCGCCAGTgctgttaaaatattaaatatgcaTTTCAACAGGCGAAGT TTTAACAAACTGTTCCAACTTGTGGCAAAACAATGGGAACAACTGAAATTAAATGGCGAATTGCACGTTCTGGAGGAAGTCGTCAAGCAAGGCAACAGAATGGCGCACTTTTATCGTA ACACTTTACTATCTTTTATGGGATTATTCTTGCTGGTGCCACTAATTTCTCCCATTCTTGATATTGTCCATCCAATAAACGGAACTCGAACACGCCAACAACTGCTAAGagttaattacatattttttaacgacgaCGACTATTtcttttacatatatttacaattattttggaGCTCCGTCGTTATAGTGTTCACTATAATTAGTGCAGACTGGTTGTACATGCTAATAATTCATCATAGTAGTGGATTATTTGCAGTTTGTGG GCATCGAGTCCAAAAGGCAACTGTGAATGCAAACAACTTTACCGGTGAATCTGTTTCTGAGAATTACTCGTATGAAAAGATCAGGAATTGCGCGATAATGCACAATGAAGCCATACG ATTTTCAGATATATTGAAAGAAAGCAGTCGGGGTAGTTACTTAATTCAGGTTGGATTGAATATGTTGGGTATCAGCGCGACAGCTGTTCAA ACAGTGATAAACTTAGACAGACCGGAAGAAGCAATACGAAGTGCGGTATTTTGTGGGGCTTGTCAATTTCATTTGCTTTTACTTAGTTTACCTGGCCAGGTGCTATTGGATCATTGTTCTGATTTAGCAGATAATAT TTACAGCTCCAAATGGTACATGGCACCCGTGCAGATTCAAAAAGTACTATACGTGATGCAAATAAGATGCAAAAGATTTTGTTCATTGACGGCAGGTGGATTGTACGAAATGAATATAGAAAACTTCGGAATA ACCTTCAAAACGTGCATGTCCTATATTACAATGATGATGTCAGTGAAAAATTAA
- the LOC117156923 gene encoding odorant receptor 82a-like, protein INLSLEYLVRQKTGSPEILHVAYYNKLERYIQLLGQDPRHKSSTRNMIVIIVVTSIACITIPTTIELFASLHRKDMDGVIECLSYFVTSSTSAVKVLNMHFNKRNFSKMYQLVAKQWEHLKLNNELHVLEKVVMQGNRMAHFYRNTLVSFMVLFLLVPLTSPILDIVHPINGTRKRQQLLRVNYIFFNSDDYFFYIYLQLFWSTVVVVLTIVGADWLYMLIIHHSSGLFAVCGYQIQKATANLNYFSGEKDSDNSTYEKFRNCVIMHKEAIQFYNILDESSQSSYLIQVGLNILSISTAAVQTVVNLDRPEEAIRSAVFCGACQFHLFLLSLPGQVLLDHSSDLADNIYSSKWYKAPVQIQKVLYMMQIRCRRFCSLTAGGLYEMNIENFGITFKTCISYITMLMSMKD, encoded by the exons ATTAATCTGAGTTTGGAGTATTTAGTGCGTCAGAAAACTGGGAGTCCCGAAATACTTCATGTGGCATACTACAATAAACTCGAACGATACATCCAACTTTTGGGGCAAGATCCGCGTCATAAAAGTAGCACTAGAAACATGATTGTAATAATAGTGGTAACTAGTATCGCATGCATCACAATCCCAACG ACAATAGAGTTATTTGCGTCCTTGCATAGAAAGGATATGGATGGAGTCATCGAGTGTCTGTCATATTTTGTCACATCTTCCACCAGTGCTGTTAAAGTATTAAATATGCATTTCAACAAACGAAAT TTTAGCAAAATGTACCAACTTGTGGCAAAACAATGGGAGCATCTGAAATTAAACAACGAATTGCACGTTCTAGAGAAAGTCGTCATGCAAGGCAACAGGATGGCGCACTTTTATCGTA ACACTTTAGTATCTTTTATGGTATTGTTCTTACTGGTGCCACTAACTTCTCCAATTCTTGATATTGTTCATCCAATAAACGGAACTCGAAAACGCCAACAACTACTAAGagttaattacatatttttcaacagTGACGACTAtttcttttacatttatttacaattattttggaGCACTGTCGTTGTGGTGCTCACCATAGTAGGTGCAGATTGGTTATACATGCTAATAATTCATCACAGTAGTGGATTATTTGCAGTTTGTGG ATATCAAATTCAAAAAGCAACTGCGAATCTAAATTACTTTTCTGGTGAAAAAGATTCTGATAATTCTACGTATGAAAAATTCCGAAATTGTGTGATCATGCATAAGGAAGCTATACA GTTTTACAATATATTGGACGAAAGCAGCCAAAGTAGTTATTTAATCCAGGTTGGATTAAACATATTGAGTATAAGCACAGCAGCAGTTCAA ACCGTGGTAAACTTGGACAGACCAGAAGAAGCAATACGAAGTGCTGTATTTTGTGGCGcttgtcaatttcatttgtttctaCTTAGTTTACCTGGCCAAGTGCTTCTGGATCATTCTTCTGATTTAGCAGATAATAT TTACAGCTCCAAATGGTACAAGGCACCCGTGCAAATTCAAAAAGTACTATACATGATGCAAATAAGATGCAGAAGGTTTTGTTCATTGACGGCAGGTGGATTGTATGAAATGAATATAGAAAATTTCGGAATA ACCTTCAAAACGTGCATATCCTATATTACAATGTTGATGTCCATGAAAGATTGA
- the LOC143302571 gene encoding uncharacterized protein LOC143302571, whose translation MIVIIVVTSIVSITIPTTIELFASLHKKDMDGVIECLPHFVASSISAVKVLNIHFNKRNFSKLFQLVARQWQQLKFNDELHVLEEVVMQGNRMAHFYRNTLVSFMVLFLLVPLSSPMLDIVHPINGTRTRQQLLRVNYIFFNDADYFFYIYLQLFWSSVVVVFTIIGADWLYMLIIHHSSGLFAVCGHRVQKATVNPNNSTGTAISENYTYERIRNCTIMHNEAIRSVFITIIKKLRNLTNIHLH comes from the exons ATGATTGTAATAATAGTGGTGACCAGTATCGTAAGCATCACTATCCCAACG ACAATAGAGTTATTTGCGTCGTTGCATAAAAAGGATATGGATGGAGTCATCGAGTGTTTGCCACATTTTGTTGCATCTTCCATCAGCGCTGTTAAagtattaaatatacatttcaACAAACGAAAT TTCAGCAAACTGTTCCAACTTGTGGCAAGACAATGGCAGCAGCTGAAATTCAACGACGAACTGCACGTTCTAGAGGAAGTCGTCATGCAAGGCAACAGAATGGCGCACTTTTATCGTA ACACTTTAGTATCATTTATGGTATTGTTCTTGCTGGTGCCACTAAGTTCTCCAATGCTTGATATTGTCCATCCAATAAACGGAACTCGAACACGCCAACAACTGCTAAGagttaattacatattttttaacgatgcCGACTATTtcttttacatatatttacaattattttggaGCTCTGTCGTCGTAGTGTTCACCATAATAGGTGCTGATTGGTTATACATGCTAATAATTCATCACAGTAGTGGATTATTTGCGGTTTGTGG ACATCGAGTCCAAAAAGCAACTGTGAATCCAAACAACTCTACTGGCACAGCTATTTCTGAGAATTACACGTATGAAAGGATCCGGAATTGCACGATAATGCACAATGAAGCCATACGGTCtgtatttattacaataatcaAAAAATTGCGAAATCTCACTAATATACATCTTCATTAA